AAGCACATTCACATCAGTCTGCACCACTAAACCCAAATCAAATAAACTCTGTTATGTTCAGTAATGATCCGTCACAGACCTAAAGAGAGACCAAAACTAGGGCTGCAAGATATATGGGAAAATACTAGAGATGCATCGAATCCAATTTTCTTTCAGAACTATAATTGACAGCATATAGGATACAAACAAAAATTCACCtttctttcattaaaaaaatgcagtTTATGAAAATAAAGTGCTTTCAGACTCCCTGACATTATGTTAGATGTTCAAATATCAGTTGTAGAAATGATTGCTGTTTCATGATCGTCTTGTAACTGCTGCGTGTCTGATAAGTAGGAATAAACACGAGTACGCGAGCACTCGAATGTGGCATCGATGACCGATCACGAAAATGATGATCGtgtgagtttatttatttattttttgtaaagacTGGGGGCGTGTTTAAAGTCGTGTTGCGCTGTGCAGACCTaacggcgtatgacatcagtaccATGATCCAAAAGCAAACGGAGAAGTCCGCTACCAAAGCACCCACGACACCCCTGACATATCAGTCTTGATACAATAcaacataaatatattatacaaCGTGCATATATTTGCACAACCTGCAGGACTTAAACCAAGTTATGTACTACTGgacagaaagtttaactcctgTTGTGGATATGCACCATCATAACAGtgcactttaaaggggacatatgatgaaaatctgactttttccatgattaagtgctataactgggtccccagtgcttcaatcaacctagaaaatgtgaaaaagatcaacccaggaacttagttttggtgaaccattctctgcaagtatgtgaaaaaatccctttgtgatgtcagaaggggataatgccaccccttaatctgcactatccaaccacagcactgccatttagtgcagagagagaaaataattgataacacaattgagtttcaatttcaacaaaccaccattatggtgatcagtgtttgcattagcagccaaaaacagcaaatttttgctcaaacctacaaagtggcaatctTAATATCttataataaatgatttgtggggtattttgagctaaaatttcacatatgtactctacggacaccaaagatttatttcacatctttaaaaagttttaaaacacgTCCAGTTAAAACACAAGGATTCAAAATGACCGGCTCGGAATGTCGTGAGACTGACCGGCCGCTTACCGTTTCAGCCGATTAATGCGTAAAAATGGCCAATTTCAGTCTCTGGCCGGTCGATCGGTGCATGTACAACAATATCAAAGAGTTAAAGTTGTAACGTATCTATGTTGAACTCAGTATCTCACTCAGTGTGTTGTGTTGAATCCCTGAACATTATGTAGTACATCATCTGGATATTTCGTGTATACAGACAACTCTTATAACAGTTATAATCCTTGATTCTGAACTTTGTCTTTATTTTTAGCTGCTGGTCATACGGTTGAGGTTTGACTCTTTGTGTAATTTAAAAACCGCTGCAGTAAAAACATCTCCAACAGTTGCTGTGAGGTCAGGCGAGTAAATTAATTGAGGGTTGCGTGAGAGGAACAATAGGAGCAGTCGGTCGTTGGATAAATTGCTCTGCGGGAAAACTGCTAATTAAACTTTAATGCATGCGGACGACTGATTTAACCGGTGCGACAGGTCACAAGGGCAAAAAATATACAGGATATTTACACTTTTTCATTATAAGCAAGAAATAAACGGCATACCTGACGTAAATAGAGGAAAAAGCTGGAGTACTGCCCCGCCTCGGGCAGATACGATAAAACCACTGTTACACAAATGAGAAGAACTGTTGTGTCCTGTCCAACTTTTCTTaaagactgtaaaaaacaaacaaaataattattaataaaacagCCAATATTTCTAATGAAATACATATGAATGTATTTTAGTTAAGTAAGGACCTAACAGGTGATTTTAGAGATAAATCATAGGTTGGACGACATGCATTATCTGTAATAAgcatttttattcaaatatacACTAGGTTCAAAATGTGCTCTTAAAAATCTTTGTATGCAAAATGTTTGAAATTAAATgtgtaaacaaaaatatatttgccaACATATTACTGTAATGTCTTTCATTAGgaaacaaaatttttatttaaaataaaacaaattgacAGGGTTCCCAAACcgtagttaacttcaaattcaaggacctttgtggggacacatttcaagtgagagcaaggttacatcgtgttaccttttaggatacattgttacagtttcctttcgagggaactcgcgctgcgtcactgcgatgacactttggggacgcctccaggggtaatatattaaattcaaccaatgctgaggcttaacgacaaagacagggtgacacgggagccaggtagtatatcgctatctgaaatattgccacaGACAGCGTTTCAGGGACGCAGTAAGTATGGCAAGAGAGACGCAGggtctcattcccttctcagagaacaacagttacatatgtaacccgagacgttttcatgtgtcaaacacaaatatgcaaaaaagcattttggtatgaatcaacattcacatacagaagatataagcatttaaagtgaacagtttagcacgtgtgcttaaaaagtctaaaatttttataatattatcctacactacacagggaataatatggacttcttgcataaaatagattcaagcactttaaatgacctgtatctatgtatgcatattttcaaaaaccttgaatttttcccctccagattcacaaactttcaaggattataaggacccgtgggaaccctatTTTGAAATAGATGACTGAAcggttgtatatatatatatataaataatattttatttgtggTCTTACAGCAAAAGGGTCGGCCTGCTCCCATGAGATCGGCGCTCCCCATGTATTGAGTCTCATCTTATCAGGCAGTGACTCTGGGACGGCCAACATAATGAAACAGATGTCGGCCAGAGCGACGAGAGTCGCCAACAGCACCACCAGATTATCACCGTAACTGGCCGAGAGATACGCACCGATGGCCGGACTCGTCACCAGACTCGCTGCGAACGTCGCTGAAACCTGAAGCCATTAAACAGACAAAGAAACTTAGAAGTCTGCCGCCCGGGCCAGTAAGATTGAATTCAAGGCATCTCATTGTGCTTTTAATGCTTTAAACTTGTTAATATTgcgtaaaataacattttagaaGATTTAATAAAAGTCCCTTACGAGTCCGTACGCCGTACTCCTCTCGCGCTCATCTGTAATGTCTGCGATGTAAGCAAATATTACAGAGAAGGTGACGGAAAACGCACCGGACATGGATATCATAGCAAAATACCAcctgaaaacaacaacaaagatGCAAAACAAGAGACTTAAACTCACAAAGATAATGTTTCCTTTAATTTCCAGTCATTTATGATGAATACAgacattattaaatatttaatagatAGGACACtcacaaaataaaatcttttggaCAATAAAATATCAAAGGTGAGCATAATTATGATTTATATTCACTAAAGAAAGTTAAAATGAAAGTTGACTATTTcctgactttaaaaaaatgtcatgtTTCTAGATTGCCTAAATCAACATGAGTAGATCTTACCATGGACTGAGTCTCATAAGAGGTATAGGGGCACAGGTGAAGAATACAGTAACCAATAGAAACGATCGTCTGCCCCATACGTCTGATAGGGCGCCGATCAATGGTGCGCTCATAAACGACAACAGACCCTGATGAACAACACAAGAAAAATCATCCTTACATCATCCAACACAGATTAAACTGTAAAGATTTTAATATATTACACAGAACAACATTTACCTTCACGCCCTGAATGAGACCGTTTATTAAGAAAGTGTGTTTGGGGAATGTTTCATGTAAAACCTGTAAGCAAAAGAAGATAGACATCCGTGAGCTGCAGTAAACCATTTcagtacaaaaatatataaaacaactGTAAACTAATGCTGTTCCTGAGCAAGACTTATATAATTTATACGAGGGGTGGCTGATATGCCCAAAATCTTATATAACGATATGattcattttatatcatgataacgatatttATCACGGTAAAGTTTTCTTTTAATAAGGCTTTTATGTTACTAATTTAATACCATAGAATTTTTATAAAACTTGTtaaaaggtagaaaagtgatttagttaaaagcagtgagagattttctcaaaattaggtaacttcctcTTTAAGATCAAAGTCTGAATCCAAtatactgttacacatgcgtttTCTTTTTCAGCTGTTTGATTCCTCTgaatggggcgtacacaccaaacgcgaattcaAGTATTTGAGTAGATTACATGCaatgtcaatgcaaagacgcaaattcACGCTGGCCGAGTGACGTGAATTGGGCGGCACGATCGCAGTGAAAACACGCACTATTCCACCTTAATTAAACGCGTCTTTGCATGAGTTGAAAATATCCAACTtaagcgaaaaatttgcatggcACGAAGTTAAATCTCACAAGTTAATTTGctttgcatttggtgtgtatgcagcataagacctaaattgagatttttatgaggatacttgcaaagatgGGAATTTTGACGCGTATGTGCATTTAAGGTAAAAAAGCATGAGTTTAATGAGCGGCAGATGCGCGGcttgcactgttgtttgtgtttcaataACTTACAatcacttgttttaaaactgtggtgctaaaatacactgcaaaaaattattttcaagaaaaaaaattcttagtatttttgtcttgttttcagtaaaaatatcaaaaaattcttaaattaagatgctttttcttgattagcaaaaatatcaaatttaagtgattttgtgcataaaacaagcaaaaaaatctgccaatggggtaagcaaatttttcttgaatttagtgtttaagaaaaatgttcaagatttttttgcctaacccattggaagatttttttgcttgttttatgcacaaaatcacttaaatattatatttttgctttaaaaactagacttatttttttggggtgttttgctcatcaagaaaaagcatcttaatttaagaatttttagatatttttactgaaaacaagacaaaaataccaagatttttttttcttgaaaatcatttttttgcagtgtatgtgtACAAACGTACATTTTTGTGACCACGCACACAGCAACGTGACGTGGGCGCGTAACCTTGATAGTGAccatagtccaaaatctctaccggttgacaaatttcggtgCAATATACCTACCGGTTATATCGCCCACACCTAATATTTACTCTATACTTTAATCTTGCTTTTTGTCCTTTTTAAAGCTTGACTTTATAAATCACCACCAGTATCTTTTTATGTACAGAAAAAAAGCTGCTCTGATAATTCACAGAAAGAAAACCATATTTTTAAAAGGACATGAGTGTGAAATAAAAGGTgaagtgttcctttaaaggcacaatatgtaagatttttgcttttaaaatatcCAGAAACCACTAGCATAGTGTTATATATCATGTTCATTTGCATCAACCCAAATGTGACCAAACCCCAGTGTTTCATTATCACATTGGGTGttcattattttctaataatacAATGAACCAGAGTTTTTCCTTACTTAAATAtgaattattccttacttattttATAACTCCCATCATTCCACTCTTCTGATTTGTCACgactattataaaaaatatattgatataataaatattcatatttatataaattatatgtaaatatacaaatgtttatacacatgcaaatatttattaaatatatacaagcatgtgtgtgcatttatatatacataattattatacacattacacacacatttattgtgtaagcaaaaacttttattctgcaaacgattagttgcgattaatcgttaggcAGCTCTACAAGCTACACCTTGGAAGTGAATTATTATAGTTATTGTTTTGCGAAAATTACATATTGTACCTTTAAGAACTTAAAAGCATTTATCatgatatataaattaaaagctGAAATATCCAATAAAGCAGAACTCACAGTCAGCATTGGTGTCGTGAGAAGACCCCAGGCAAAGAATTCCAGAAAAATGACCACAACAGCATGATACACGCTGGGCTTTCCGATTCCCTGCTGGACCTGAAACATCAAAAATAATGTGTGTTATAATGCTGAATGTGGCACATCTCCAAAAACCACAGCTTTCCATGAGAACCAGCAACTTATTTCCATCAGATATTCTTCTGGGGCGCTTGGTTACAAAAAACCTCTTATACAGCACCAACAGCACCTTTATTGAGACTTGACCGGAAAATATTCATTCTTATCTTGTAAGGTTGAATTACAATCATTTATCTTTTGAATTAAAGCCCCCTATcctaataaatgcattttttaaatgtgtgtgtctATGACACACCTGACATTTTACACACAAGCCAAACAAAAGTCCTTTAGTATTAAATACCTTTGGCCAAACCCTCGTGACGTCGCCGATACATTAGAAAAAAAGATTTCGCAGTCGCCAAGACAACAGACTGCGCTCCTGGTTGTGGCTAcaggggatacagctacggccaaagTCCCGTAAAATCTCGCAAAAAGAGTGCTGTTTTCATCCttatcctacccccaaacctaaccctaaataCAACATTTCACGGGATTTAGGCCGTAGATGTATCCTATCAAGCCAGAACCTctgtttttcatcctaatcTTAACTCTGAAGGCAACTTCTCGCGAGACTTGGCCGTAGCTGCATCCCCTCTAGTCAGAACCCTAGCAAAAGGCGCGAAGGTGCGTCAGTTCCATTGTGCGCGCGCTCGCCTCCGTGTTACGTAATAAGAGACAGAAGCGTTCAGATGTATTAGCATCTGTTAGCTTTACCGCAATCTCgaaaaaaatgacacaaatcACCCATGACAGGCGTAAATACCTAATGAGAGACGTTATAAAACACCATATACGAGCTTTGGCGATACATACGATGAAAAGTTTCCCTGTCAAAAATCTGTATCTGTCATGTTTTAGTTAGCTGAGATGCTAGCATTGATGCACACGAATACATCTGTATGTGCACACGGCTCATACACGTTATAAAGACAAaaatagtcacaaaaaaaaagaaaccgtTTTGTTGTGATGTGTATTTAATGGGAGCTATGgtggtaaaataaataaaaaaggtgTCAACGGCGCCCAATGAATACGTGTCAATGGCATGTTAGATTTTACATACCGGTAATAATGTAAGGTTTGCTTTAGTCATGTCTTACCGGATTGTCGTGCTTCATTATTATCCTCTTGACCAGCACGACTTGgttggtgtgttttggatcttTCTCCCCCTGggccatcatcatcatctcatCACTTCTCATACGAGCAACATAAACTCCATCCTGCTGGGTGCATATCTGCGAACCGCCGCCTGCTTCCAGCTTTCAACAGTGATGTAAGCCGTCAAAGCGGCTAAAGATAAGCTAAAAAAAATCTCCGATCAGATGATCACATCCAGTAGATAACAGACTGACAATAGCGTGTCGACTAAAATGATCAACACTTTCAATTTCTCGCCTCTGTTGAGTGCAGCGCGCAGAACAGCGACATCATGCGGCCGCGGTGTGAAACTGCACGCGGCTGTTCCTGAACCAGCATCGTGATGACCGCACATCAATGTGGATCAGGAGGAAAGTGAACTAAGCTGATCTGGACTCAGCATCACAGTTCAGTTTCTCACTTGGCCAATGATAAGGGCTGGTGACCGTCTATTACCTTATCAGATGAAGTTTCCTATTTCGGATGATGTTACCAAGGCTCACCAAAATAGATCAAAAGTGGGACGACATTACACTATTATAAATTACATTACCTTACTTCATATTCTCAGTAGTACTGTATTCATTGcatcttaaaaaatgcttttgcataaatgtacatttgataTTGTGAGCCAATAAGAATGCTTTTAATAATAACATTTGAGTGAAGCAATCCAGTCTTAATTCTTGATTAGTTATATGCTTTGCTTTGCTTTAATTCAAATAAATTGGTTTCTCTGTGAGGTTATATGGCACCAGATCTGTTAGTGCctgtgtagtttgtttatctCCATTACTAGGTAACAGGTGTGCTCATCTTACCAGCTGCTGGAGAGAATATATACCTTTGGATGGATATATCCACCGGGACAAAACATCAAAGCACATGAGACATTACTATTGATGCTCACAGAATATACAGTATTAGAATTTAATTCAGGAAAAATAACTTAAGGCCAACAGTTAAGAGAACTAAAAATGGCACTGGCAAGTGGACACTGGATTGACAAGGAAATTGCAGGAGTACCTCCAAGTCCAAGGTAAGCAGTATACATTTACAGTTTCTTTTGCTGTCAGAAAACTTTCACAGATGAACAAAAGCAAATGAAAGTGCTTTGACTATAAGCACAGTTTGGTCCAGTTAAATGTGATCATATGAAAATAATGTCTTTCAGATATGGTCATGCGATTGCTGTTGCAGGAAATATTGCATTCTTGTTTGGAGGAGCATCAAACGTAAACACAGAGGTGTGTAATCCCAATAAACTATATTTATTACATTCTTTATAAGATTATTGATTCTTACATAGAGCCTGAGCaaataataaaaactattttCTCTCTAGGATTATCTTCCAACATATCTTCATGACTTTTATATGATTACGGGTATGTTGAGCGAGGCTCACTATTCTGCATTTGACAAACGATTGTCTCAAAATAGGCCTTACAGCTGTCTGCTTTTTTCACTGTATCTTTTAGTTTCAGCTAATCGTGTGACGTGGGAGCAGATGCCTCAAAAAGGAGACGTTCCCACAGCAAGAGCAGGACACTCACTGTGGTGATGACATGAGTCATACAGATTAATACGCTTCATTTAGATAgctatataataaaaaatatggcTGTCAAAGATTTAACgcaattaattgcatacaaaataaaagtttgtttgcatattatatgtgggtgtactgtgtgtaattattatgtatttttaaatacacacacattcatgtatg
This window of the Paramisgurnus dabryanus chromosome 10, PD_genome_1.1, whole genome shotgun sequence genome carries:
- the mfsd14ba gene encoding hippocampus abundant transcript 1 protein, which codes for MRSDEMMMMAQGEKDPKHTNQVVLVKRIIMKHDNPVQQGIGKPSVYHAVVVIFLEFFAWGLLTTPMLTVLHETFPKHTFLINGLIQGVKGLLSFMSAPLIGALSDVWGRRSFLLVTVFFTCAPIPLMRLSPWWYFAMISMSGAFSVTFSVIFAYIADITDERERSTAYGLVSATFAASLVTSPAIGAYLSASYGDNLVVLLATLVALADICFIMLAVPESLPDKMRLNTWGAPISWEQADPFASLRKVGQDTTVLLICVTVVLSYLPEAGQYSSFFLYLRQVIKFSPKTIAVFIGVVGILSILAQTLFLTLLMRTIGNKNTVLLGLGFQILQLAWYGLGSEPWMMWAAGAVAAMSSITFPAVSALVSHNADPDKQGLVQGMITGIRGLCNGLGPALYGFVFFLFNVELDALPSIEEQYTVPLQTSTEKMTIPGPPFIIGACSVVVAFLVALFIPDHRTPPATSCQTSKTSTSLAGAHTNTPLPGSDKDIEPLLEDSGV